The following is a genomic window from Actinomadura sp. WMMB 499.
GAGCGCCGCGGTCACCTGCTCGGTCGTCAACTCGGAGGCCATGCGTCCATGGTATGGACTGTTGCGGCTTCCTGAACAATCGGGTGGCCCAGCTCATAATCCGCTAGCGGACGGGGTCCTTGGCGTCGAGTTCGCGGAGGACCTGCTGCAGCTCCGAGCGCAGGAAGTCGCGGGTGACGACCTCGCTCAGCGCGACGCGCAGTCCGGCGATCTCGCGGGTGAGGTACTCGGTGTCGGCGGTGGTGCGCTCGGTGCGGGCGCGGTCCTGCTCGTACTGGACGCGGTCGCGGTCGTCCTGCCGGTTCTGCGCGAGCAGGATCAGCGGGGCCGCGTAGGACGCCTGCAGCGACAGGATCAGCGTCAGGAAGATGAACGGGTACGGGTCCCAGCGCAGCGCGGGCGGCGCGAACCAGTTCCAGGTGATCCACACGATGATGAACACCGTCATGTAGACGAGGAAGCGCGCGGTGCCGAGGAACCGCGCGATGCGCTCCGACAGCCGCCCGAACGACTCGGGGTCGTAGTGCGGGCGCGGGACGAGGCTGCGGCGGTAGCGCCGCGGCTGGTCCAGGCGGGTCGTCTCCAGTCGGGTGGTCGTGGTCATGTTCTCCCCCGGAGGGCCTCTTCCTCGGGATCGGAGGTCGGCTCGCGCCCGTCGGCGTCCGCGTCCATCACGGCCTCGCGCCAGTCCTCGGGCAGCAGGTGGTCGAGCACGTCGTCGATGGTCACCGAGCCCAGCAGGTGCCCGTTCTCGTCCACCACGGCCTGCGCGACCAGGTTGTAGGCGGCCAGCAGCATCGCGACCTCCTCGAGCGTCATCCCCGGCCGCAGCGGGTCGAGCTCGGCGTCGACGACGGCGCTGACCAGGGTGCGGGGAGGCTCGCGCAGCAGGCGCTGGAAGTGGACGGTGCCGAGGTAGCGGCCCGTCGGGGTCGCGGTGGGGGGCCGGCACACGTACACCTGCGCGGCCAGCGCCGGGTTCAGGTCGGGGTTGCGGATCTGCGCGAGCGCCTCCGCGACGGTCGCGTCCGGCGCGACGATCACCGGGTCGGTGGTCATCAGGCCGCCCGCCGAGTGGTCCTCGTAGGACAGCAGCCGCCGGACGGGCGCCGCCTCCTTCGGCTCCATCAGGGTGAGCAGCCGCTCGCGCTGCTCGTCCGGCAGCTCCCCGAGCAGGTCGGCGGCGTCGTCGGGGTCCATGGCCTCGAG
Proteins encoded in this region:
- a CDS encoding DUF1003 domain-containing protein is translated as MTTTTRLETTRLDQPRRYRRSLVPRPHYDPESFGRLSERIARFLGTARFLVYMTVFIIVWITWNWFAPPALRWDPYPFIFLTLILSLQASYAAPLILLAQNRQDDRDRVQYEQDRARTERTTADTEYLTREIAGLRVALSEVVTRDFLRSELQQVLRELDAKDPVR